One Gossypium raimondii isolate GPD5lz chromosome 3, ASM2569854v1, whole genome shotgun sequence genomic window carries:
- the LOC105794732 gene encoding uncharacterized protein LOC105794732, whose translation MEIFTKAKAVKLRGHLEKYLVADDDQEAVRQSRNSSGKRARWFVELVHDKPNVVRLRSCHGKYLAATDIPFLLGMTGNKVLQTVPDKMDWKLQWEPIRDGFQIKLKTWCGKFLRANGGTPPWRNSITHDEPHTGATQRWILWDVEAVQVPESDSVLEYISSVSSFSSVSDDVLEALSDDVLGSGPQSPISVVSSVKSPRFSVFSTGSAKLSPKQVNSNKYQAGMDLFLNAKAVRLRGHHDKYLVAEEDEESVSQDRNGSSKSARWTVEFVPGSENIIRLKSFYNKYLTASNQPFLLGMTGRKVIQSLPRRLDSSVEWEPIKVGSQAKLKTRYGNFLRANGGLPPWRNSVTHDIPHRTATQDWVLWDVDIVEIQVQSPGSGLRPSAPPAVPHGDSLNFEPTSPSAVSANSGHFSRQESSDSYVGSSPPKSEGRTIYYHVADENGEVDDEAVEGYSFSFKGNGVDELTHKLKEETGLEDVVVCTRSPLNGKLFPLRLQLPPNNSDMHVVVVPLASKVGRNFAKQGINM comes from the exons ATGGAGATTTTTACAAAAGCCAAGGCTGTGAAACTCAGGGGTCACCTTGAGAAATACTTAGTGGCCGACGATGATCAAGAAGCCGTGCGCCAAAGTCGAAACAGCTCAGGCAAAAGAGCTAGATGGTTCGTGGAGCTTGTTCATGATAAACCGAACGTGGTCCGCCTCAGAAGCTGCCATGGAAAGTACTTAGCAGCCACTGATATACCCTTTCTTTTAGGCATGACGGGTAACAAGGTGCTGCAAACGGTACCCGATAAGATGGATTGGAAACTCCAGTGGGAGCCTATAAGAGACGGCTTCCAAATCAAGTTGAAGACCTGGTGCGGTAAATTTTTGCGTGCCAATGGGGGGACCCCGCCTTGGAGGAACTCCATCACTCACGATGAGCCTCATACTGGAGCGACGCAGAGATGGATATTATGGGACGTGGAGGCGGTTCAGGTTCCAGAGTCGGACTCGGTATTGGAGTATATATCGTCAGTTTCGAGCTTTTCTTCGGTGTCCGATGACGTTTTGGAGGCTTTGAGCGATGATGTTTTAGGGTCAGGCCCACAATCCCCGATCTCAGTCGTCTCCTCCGTCAAGTCTCCGAGGTTTTCAGTGTTTTCAACCGGGTCAGCCAAATTGTCACCCAAACAG GTAAACTCTAACAAATATCAGGCGGGGATGGATTTGTTCCTCAACGCCAAAGCGGTGCGCCTACGTGGTCACCATGACAAGTATCTCGTCGCCGAGGAAGACGAAGAATCCGTTTCTCAAGACCGAAACGGATCCTCCAAAAGCGCTCGATGGACCGTCGAATTCGTACCCGGGTCAGAAAACATCATCCGCTTAAAAAGCTTTTACAACAAGTATCTCACCGCCTCCAACCAGCCCTTTTTACTTGGGATGACTGGTCGAAAGGTGATTCAGTCGCTGCCTAGGAGGCTCGACTCGTCGGTCGAGTGGGAACCCATTAAAGTAGGATCTCAGGCAAAGCTCAAGACTCGTTACGGTAACTTTTTGAGAGCCAATGGAGGGTTACCGCCTTGGAGGAACTCGGTCACCCACGATATTCCTCATAGGACGGCTACTCAAGATTGGGTGTTGTGGGATGTGGATATTGTGGAGATTCAAGTCCAGTCTCCAGGGAGTGGTCTACGGCCCTCGGCCCCTCCTGCTGTTCCTCACGGTGATTCCTTGAACTTCGAACCTACTTCACCTTCTGCAGTTTCTGCCAATTCTGGACACTTTTCAAGACAAGAG TCAAGTGATTCATATGTGGGTTCATCACCTCCAAAATCCGAAGGTAGGACAATATACTACCATGTAGCGGATGAAAATGGTGAGGTTGATGATGAGGCAGTAGAGGGGTACTCTTTTAGTTTTAAGGGCAATGGAGTGGATGAACTAACTCATAAATTGAAGGAAGAGACGGGCCTTGAAGATGTTGTGGTGTGCACTCGCAGTCCTTTGAATGGGAAGCTATTTCCTCTCCGATTGCAGCTTCCTCCTAATAACTCCGACATGCATGTCGTTGTAGTTCCATTAGCCTCCAAAG TGGGAAGAAATTTTGCGAAACAAGGAATTAATATGTGA
- the LOC105794733 gene encoding uncharacterized protein LOC105794733 translates to MGVDYYNILKVSRNATDDDLRKSYKRLARKWHPDKNLVNNKEAEAKCKQIFEAYNVLSDPLKRQIYDLHGEQGLNSAESSSPNGFSAGGVGGMADKFDQRNGQGYKKASPVETQLLCSLEELYKGGRRRMRIWRSIPGEFGKLKTVEEILKIDIKPGWKKGTKITFPEKGNQEPGFTPSDLIFVVDEKPHAIFKRDGNDLIATLKISLLEALTGTILSLTTLDGRTLPISVTDIVNPGHEVVIPNEGMPISKEPSKRGHLKIQFDIIFPSKLSAEQKCDLRRALRQR, encoded by the exons ATGGGAGTTGACTACTATAACATTCTCAAAGTTAGCCGTAACGCGACGGACGacgacctccggaagtcctacAAGCGCCTTGCCAGGAAGTGGCACCCCGACAAGAACCTTGTCAACAACAAAGAAGCCGAGGCTAAATGCAAGCAAATTTTTGAAGCCTACAACGTCCTCAGCGACCCGCTAAAGCGTCAGATCTATGATCTTCACGGTGAACAAGGCCTCAACTCCGCTGAATCATCCAGCCCCAATGGGTTTAGCGCCGGCGGCGTCGGTGGTATGGCCGACAAGTTCGACCAGAGGAATGGCCAAGGGTACAAGAAGGCGTCGCCGGTTGAAACCCAGTTGCTTTGTAGTTTGGAGGAGCTTTATAAAGGTGGTAGGCGAAGAATGCGAATTTGGCGCTCTATTCCCGGTGAATTTGG TAAGCTGAAGACGGTGGAagaaatattgaaaatagataTAAAGCCTGGGTGGAAAAAGGGCACAAAAATAACTTTCCCTGAGAAAGGAAACCAGGAACCGGGTTTCACTCCATCCGATCTTATCTTTGTGGTAGATGAGAAACCCCATGCTATTTTCAAACGGGATGGGAATGATCTGATTGCCACTCTGAAAATCTCTCTACTCGAGGCCCTCACAGGGACCATCCTCAGTTTGACAACCTTGGATGGAAGGACCCTCCCGATCTCGGTCACAGATATCGTGAACCCAGGTCATGAAGTGGTTATCCCGAACGAGGGGATGCCGATCTCAAAAGAACCCAGCAAGAGGGGACACCTCAAAATCCAGTTCGACATCATCTTTCCATCGAAGCTCAGTGCAGAGCAGAAGTGTGATCTGAGGAGGGCATTGAGGCAGAGGtga